Proteins from a genomic interval of Rosa chinensis cultivar Old Blush chromosome 2, RchiOBHm-V2, whole genome shotgun sequence:
- the LOC112190186 gene encoding protein DELAY OF GERMINATION 1: MAGDSIVPKPEPEHEKEGFQAFFECWISEQNQNLEDLVVASKRHQNKAADDNGDDDQVLLSSLVEGVMKHYESYYNAKSQWVEQDALEMLSPPWTSSLEHAFLWLGGWRPSMAFHLLYSKSGMQLEACFAELMRGSSLSTGDLGDLSQCQLTMVDKLQRRTIEEEKHVSEKMAKLQETMADTAMVELSHVVSEMMRNNNGHEEGIDDQEKRIESTLASKEEGLEKILHKADDLRLRTLNNITQILSSIQAVHFLIAAAELHLRLHDWGKMKDASRY; encoded by the coding sequence ATGGCTGGAGACAGCATTGTTCCTAAGCCTGAGCCTGAGCATGAGAAGGAGGGTTTTCAGGCCTTCTTCGAGTGCTGGATTTCtgaacaaaaccaaaacctcgaGGACCTCGTCGTTGCCTCCAAAAGGCACCAAAACAAAGCTGCAGACGACAATGGTGATGATGATCAGGTGTTGTTAAGTTCATTGGTAGAGGGAGTGATGAAACATTATGAATCTTACTACAATGCAAAGTCGCAGTGGGTCGAGCAAGACGCACTGGAAATGTTGTCTCCGCCATGGACGAGCTCATTGGAACATGCATTCCTTTGGTTAGGTGGCTGGCGACCAAGCATGGCTTTTCATTTGCTCTACTCAAAGTCTGGGATGCAGCTAGAGGCTTGTTTTGCTGAGTTGATGCGAGGGTCGAGCTTGAGCACCGGTGACTTGGGTGATCTCTCACAGTGCCAGCTCACCATGGTGGACAAGTTGCAAAGGAGGACTATCGAGGAGGAGAAGCACGTATCGGAAAAGATGGCCAAACTTCAGGAGACTATGGCTGACACTGCAATGGTTGAGCTGTCGCATGTGGTCTCCGAGATGATGAGGAACAATAATGGCCATGAAGAAGGAATTGATGATCAAGAGAAGCGAATTGAGTCCACTCTAGCTTCCAAGGAGGAAGGTTTGGAGAAGATTTTGCACAAGGCTGATGACTTAAGATTGAGAACACTtaataacatcacacaaattctGAGTTCAATCCAGGCCGTTCATTTCTTGATTGCTGCTGCAGAGTTGCACTTGAGGCTTCATGACTGGGGCAAAATGAAAGACGCCTCAAGATACTAA